One Qiania dongpingensis genomic window carries:
- a CDS encoding GntR family transcriptional regulator yields MIFANYNLDRSTPIPLYYQLKGFLLQEIQNGTYPVGSCIPTELELRDRFHISRTTIRQAITELVQEGWLERRTSKGTFVTNPRGKQIPGYIRSFEPFYQQVKKTGKTARTELLDLKIIASTEEQAAWLDLEPGEKLIYLSRRRFADTTPLVTIQNYMPYSLCGFILSHDFEKESLYEILSQKPETTPYLVRNIISADKATPEDEKLLNLACGSPVLGFCTISRTQGDVLIDYAFSRYHGGLNKYEVEVRQEPL; encoded by the coding sequence ATGATTTTTGCAAATTATAATCTGGACCGTTCCACTCCAATCCCTCTGTATTACCAGCTGAAGGGCTTCCTTCTCCAGGAAATACAAAACGGAACCTATCCCGTGGGCAGCTGTATCCCCACGGAATTGGAGCTGCGGGACCGCTTTCATATCAGCCGCACCACCATACGCCAGGCCATCACCGAGCTAGTACAGGAGGGCTGGCTGGAGCGTCGGACCAGCAAGGGGACCTTTGTCACAAATCCCCGGGGAAAACAGATTCCCGGCTACATCAGATCCTTTGAACCCTTCTACCAGCAGGTGAAAAAGACCGGCAAAACCGCAAGGACAGAGCTTCTGGACCTGAAGATCATAGCCTCCACCGAGGAACAGGCCGCATGGCTTGACCTGGAGCCTGGTGAAAAGCTGATCTATCTGTCCCGCCGCCGTTTTGCAGATACGACCCCGCTGGTCACCATCCAAAATTACATGCCGTATTCCCTGTGCGGATTCATACTCAGCCATGACTTTGAGAAAGAATCTCTATATGAGATTCTCTCCCAAAAGCCCGAGACCACCCCTTATCTTGTGCGGAACATCATTTCTGCGGATAAAGCCACCCCCGAAGATGAGAAACTCCTGAACCTCGCCTGCGGGAGCCCCGTCCTCGGTTTCTGTACTATTTCCCGTACACAGGGCGACGTG
- a CDS encoding aldo/keto reductase, translated as MDYIKLNETMEFSRIIQGFWRLTDWEFTTDRLIAFMEGCLERGVTTFDTAEVYGDTECESQLGKAFQKRPDIRERIQLVSKTGIYKARIGDKTFGYYNTTYDRLMQSCKEALQRLHCEYLDLYLIHREDPCLNPYETARALKDMKKQGLIKEAGVSNFDPFKFEALNHAMDGTLLTNQIEWNPVCFEHFNSGMMDMLTKEKIHPMIWSPLAGGRLFTSKEPVYVKALSKIREIAVRHGVEPETIVYAWILYHPAGALPISGSNKPKRLDRAVKALDVRLEHHEWYEIYAASGQQTIR; from the coding sequence ATGGACTATATTAAATTAAATGAAACGATGGAGTTTTCCCGTATTATACAGGGATTCTGGAGGCTGACTGACTGGGAGTTTACCACAGACCGGCTGATCGCCTTTATGGAGGGCTGTCTGGAGAGAGGGGTTACAACCTTTGACACGGCCGAGGTCTATGGTGATACGGAATGTGAAAGTCAATTGGGGAAAGCCTTCCAAAAGCGGCCGGATATCCGGGAAAGGATTCAGCTGGTATCCAAGACCGGGATTTATAAGGCGCGGATTGGAGACAAGACCTTCGGATATTACAATACAACCTATGACCGGTTGATGCAGTCCTGTAAAGAAGCGCTTCAGAGGCTGCACTGTGAGTATCTGGATCTGTATCTGATCCACAGGGAGGATCCCTGCCTGAATCCCTATGAGACTGCAAGGGCTCTGAAGGACATGAAGAAACAGGGACTTATAAAGGAAGCCGGGGTTTCCAACTTTGATCCGTTTAAATTTGAGGCGCTGAATCATGCCATGGACGGTACTCTGCTCACAAACCAGATTGAATGGAATCCGGTCTGCTTTGAGCATTTCAATTCTGGGATGATGGATATGCTGACGAAAGAGAAGATCCATCCGATGATTTGGTCTCCATTGGCGGGAGGCCGCCTGTTCACCTCCAAGGAACCGGTATATGTAAAGGCCCTTTCAAAGATTCGTGAAATTGCGGTCCGCCATGGCGTGGAACCGGAGACCATCGTATATGCCTGGATTCTGTACCATCCGGCTGGAGCGCTTCCCATCAGCGGGAGCAATAAGCCGAAACGCTTGGACCGGGCTGTGAAAGCCCTGGATGTACGGCTAGAGCATCATGAGTGGTATGAGATCTATGCTGCGAGCGGGCAGCAGACGATCCGATAG
- a CDS encoding phospho-sugar mutase: MDYRKTYEEWLNNPYIDDKTKAELQTIKDDENEIRERFYTELSFGTAGLRGIIGAGINRMNIYTVRKATQGLANYIKKAGGEKRGVAIAYDSRRMSPEFADEAALCLAANGIKAYVFESLRPTPELSYAVRTLGCIAGINITASHNPPEYNGYKVYWEDGAQITPPHDTGIMTEVKAVTDFAAMKTMEKDKAAEAGLYETIGQAIDDAYIAELKKQVKHWDSIAAEGKNLKIVYTPLHGTGNIPARRVLKELGFENVFVVPEQELPDGEFPTVSYPNPEAAEAFELALKLAKEKDADLVLATDPDADRLGVYVKDSKSGEYITLTGNMSGCLLADYEIGQMKELEGLPEDGTLIKTIVTSNLADAIAKYYGVRLIEVLTGFKYIGQQILGFEKSGKGTYLFGFEESYGCLIGTHARDKDAIVATMALCEAAAYYKTKGKTLWDAMIDMYERYGYYRDDVQSITLAGMEGLAKIKEILETLRNNTPEEVAGHRVLSARDYQKDTVVDLATGTVGSTGLPSSNVLYYDLSDDAWLCVRPSGTEPKVKFYYGVKGSSFDEAKEESEKFGKEVLEMIHRML; encoded by the coding sequence ATGGACTACCGCAAAACGTACGAGGAATGGCTGAACAACCCTTACATTGACGACAAGACGAAAGCAGAATTACAGACGATAAAAGACGACGAGAACGAAATCAGGGAACGCTTTTATACGGAGCTTTCTTTTGGAACTGCTGGGCTTCGGGGTATTATCGGCGCCGGTATCAACCGTATGAATATCTATACGGTGAGAAAAGCTACGCAGGGGCTGGCGAATTATATCAAAAAAGCCGGCGGAGAAAAAAGAGGCGTGGCTATTGCTTATGATTCCAGGAGGATGTCCCCGGAGTTTGCGGATGAGGCTGCGCTCTGCCTGGCAGCCAATGGTATTAAAGCATACGTATTTGAGTCTCTCCGGCCCACTCCTGAACTGTCCTATGCGGTACGGACGCTTGGCTGCATTGCCGGGATCAATATTACGGCGAGCCACAATCCGCCGGAGTACAATGGATATAAGGTATACTGGGAGGACGGCGCGCAGATCACGCCTCCGCATGATACCGGTATTATGACGGAAGTAAAAGCGGTGACGGATTTTGCCGCGATGAAGACCATGGAAAAGGACAAGGCAGCAGAAGCCGGCCTTTATGAGACGATCGGACAAGCGATTGACGACGCCTATATAGCAGAACTTAAAAAGCAGGTCAAGCATTGGGACAGCATAGCCGCGGAAGGGAAGAATCTGAAGATAGTCTACACTCCTCTCCACGGCACCGGAAATATTCCGGCCCGCCGTGTGCTCAAAGAGCTGGGGTTTGAAAATGTTTTTGTGGTGCCGGAGCAGGAGCTTCCCGACGGGGAATTCCCCACTGTGAGCTATCCGAACCCGGAGGCCGCGGAAGCGTTTGAGCTGGCTCTCAAGCTTGCAAAGGAAAAGGATGCGGATCTTGTCCTGGCTACTGATCCGGATGCGGACAGGCTTGGAGTGTATGTGAAGGACAGCAAGTCCGGCGAATATATTACTTTGACAGGAAATATGTCCGGCTGCCTTTTGGCAGATTATGAGATCGGCCAGATGAAGGAGCTGGAAGGGCTTCCGGAGGACGGAACTCTGATCAAGACGATCGTCACTTCCAATCTTGCGGATGCCATTGCGAAGTATTACGGTGTGAGACTGATCGAGGTGCTCACCGGATTCAAATATATCGGACAGCAGATTTTGGGATTTGAGAAGTCCGGCAAGGGAACGTATCTGTTCGGCTTCGAGGAGAGCTATGGATGTCTGATCGGAACCCACGCAAGGGACAAGGATGCAATCGTAGCCACGATGGCGCTCTGCGAGGCGGCGGCTTATTATAAGACGAAGGGAAAGACGCTGTGGGATGCCATGATCGATATGTATGAGCGGTACGGCTATTACAGAGACGACGTTCAGTCGATTACTCTGGCCGGCATGGAAGGGCTGGCGAAGATCAAGGAGATCCTGGAAACGCTTCGGAACAACACGCCGGAGGAAGTGGCCGGACACAGAGTACTTTCTGCCAGAGACTACCAGAAGGACACGGTGGTGGATCTGGCTACCGGAACGGTGGGGTCCACTGGGCTGCCGTCTTCCAATGTGCTTTATTATGATCTGAGCGATGACGCCTGGCTGTGTGTGAGGCCTTCTGGTACAGAGCCGAAGGTAAAGTTCTATTATGGCGTGAAAGGGAGCTCATTTGACGAAGCAAAAGAGGAATCGGAAAAGTTTGGCAAGGAAGTGCTGGAGATGATTCACAGGATGCTTTAA
- a CDS encoding protein kinase family protein — MNERGTGVLEQYGLDVQRTCRTRGAVLCETSQGLKLLKEWTGSDKRIQLEYEVLSALGEETGLQVDCCMKNLEGNLVSVDEDQSRYVLRNWYEGRECNTREVGEILTAAELLARLHRGLRKLELEHVLDRKREESLLEEREKRKRLANRMREEAEAAEAEAGIEAGAEAKAASLYEFSGEPEEAELPSDTPCQSPECLSELLGRHNRELRRTRAYVKGRKRKTDFELVVIGGFEKFYRQAEEAAALSDKLEAMPDFWWCHGEYSHHHVLLGGRTRAVTDFSRMRRDIQVSDLYYFTRKILEKHRWNLNLGRQILDVYAASLPLSHEEWQYLYILFLYPEKYWKQINYYVNSNKAWIPARNVDKLKVLENQFEPREQFLEELKERL, encoded by the coding sequence GTGAATGAACGAGGAACCGGCGTTTTAGAACAGTACGGGCTGGATGTGCAAAGGACCTGCCGCACAAGAGGAGCGGTGCTGTGTGAGACCAGCCAGGGCCTTAAGCTCCTGAAGGAGTGGACGGGGTCGGACAAACGGATTCAGCTGGAATATGAAGTGCTGTCGGCGCTGGGGGAGGAGACCGGCCTCCAGGTGGACTGTTGTATGAAAAACCTGGAAGGAAATCTGGTTTCCGTGGATGAGGACCAGTCCAGATACGTACTTCGAAACTGGTATGAGGGACGGGAATGCAACACCAGAGAAGTGGGTGAGATCCTGACCGCGGCGGAACTTCTGGCAAGGCTGCACAGGGGCTTAAGAAAGCTGGAGCTGGAGCATGTCCTGGACAGGAAAAGAGAAGAGTCACTTCTGGAGGAGAGGGAAAAAAGGAAAAGGCTGGCCAACAGGATGCGGGAAGAGGCCGAAGCAGCGGAGGCTGAAGCAGGCATTGAAGCGGGAGCTGAAGCGAAGGCCGCCAGTCTTTATGAATTTTCTGGGGAGCCAGAGGAGGCTGAACTGCCGTCTGATACACCGTGTCAGTCGCCTGAGTGTCTGTCGGAGCTGTTGGGAAGACATAATCGGGAGCTGCGCCGGACCAGAGCGTATGTGAAGGGCAGAAAAAGAAAAACAGATTTTGAACTGGTCGTCATAGGCGGGTTCGAAAAGTTTTACCGCCAGGCAGAAGAAGCGGCGGCGCTTTCCGATAAGCTGGAGGCCATGCCGGATTTTTGGTGGTGTCATGGGGAATACAGCCATCACCACGTGCTTCTGGGAGGAAGGACCCGGGCGGTCACGGATTTTTCCAGGATGCGCAGGGATATTCAGGTTTCAGACCTTTACTATTTTACCAGGAAGATATTAGAGAAGCACAGGTGGAATCTGAATCTGGGGCGTCAGATACTTGACGTTTATGCCGCCAGCCTGCCTTTGAGCCATGAGGAATGGCAGTATCTCTACATCTTGTTCCTGTATCCGGAAAAATATTGGAAGCAGATCAACTATTATGTGAACTCCAATAAAGCATGGATACCGGCCAGAAACGTCGATAAACTGAAGGTTTTGGAGAATCAGTTTGAACCGAGGGAACAGTTTCTGGAGGAACTTAAAGAACGGCTTTGA